The Primulina huaijiensis isolate GDHJ02 chromosome 6, ASM1229523v2, whole genome shotgun sequence genomic sequence CCTCATCAATAAAGCTAAACAAGTACACATCCAGAGGACCAGGTTTCATTGGAGTACCTGTATTCATATGAAACAAGAATCCTTGGTTGAATCTTTGAGCGTTTACAATGTTAGCGTTTCTGTCCCCGTCAGTAGGCCATCCAATTTCTCCGACCACAATTGTCAAGTTTCCATATCCGGTACCCTGCAAGGCCCATACTAAGGTATCATAATTCGCATCAAATACATTCGTGTAGATTCTCCCGTTGTCATTTATTGGTGATGAGTACCCATCGAAAAAGGCATATTCCACGGGAAAGTTCGGATCATTGTAAAGACTTATGAAAGGGTAGATGTTTATGGTGAATATGCCCCCATTAAGACTCAAGAAACTAACAATCTGCACCATGAGATCGTGGATTTCTGGTCGGAAGTTACCAGTGGAAGGATTTTCAGTCGAGCTCTGGTACACATTGGCGTTGAATGGAATTGTGACGCGGACTCTACTACCAAGACCGGCTTTAATAAGGGCCGCTTGAATATTCCTGAGAGCGGGAAAAGTTACGCCAACGAAAGTCCCGTTAAGTGTAGGTAGGAATGGTTCATTTCCTACCGCAACGTACCTTGTAAAGGGAAAGACTTTAATCAGTGAAAAGTAAAACAAGAATTCAAGACACTGTCTGATTTATGCGAGCCTATTACAGGGCATCCACATTTTGAAAGGTCAATCAACGTCTATATTTTTCTTGTCAAGCGGATAAGAAAGCAGGACTTAGAAATTTCAAAGATTTTCAAGCCTACCTTTTCTAGGCAAACGGACAAAGAATATGATCCATGTATGTCAAAGAATCATCCCACAAGCTTTTTGGGCAAGTAAGGGATAATTCGGCTAAAAAGAGGGGAAAAAACATACTGTTTTCATGATGGAATTTCACTATAAGAAAGATCCTAATTTTAGCAATCTTGAACATATTGATCAAACAgaaatatcaaaaaaaatagCTGGCTACATAGCACAATAACACCTATATTTCATCTGGATTCAATCAAATATAACCAAAGTTCTTCAATCCGTCAAtcggaaaaaaaaaaccgaaCTTCTAAGAACAAATACGCAAAACCAACGGTTAGAAGTAAAGAGAAATCACCTGATATCAACACTATTGGATGAAACGAATGCAGAAACGTTTTTCTCCACCCATCTCTCAGCAGCATCCATACTATTTGCAAGACTTGACAACATTTCATTTGGGATTCCCACCATCACCTCAATCCCTGATCCACTGAGAGCTTTAAGAATGCTTGATTCTGCATCAAAAAGTTTCAACTTTTGAATCCCGTTGTCCCTCAGGAGCTTCACCACAGTTGGAGGAGGTAAAAGGTGGCTTGATTGTGTTCCCCAGTTAACTCCAATACCATGAACAGTGTTTATCGAGAACAGAACCTTAAATACTGCGAGTGCCAACACTTGATTCATCCCCAAAATTCCCATTAAATTTTAGCTACTAcctccaaaattttgaaaaataaatgggATTTTCAGAGGGATGCAAGattgagaaaaaatatatatatgtgggCGGACTTGGAAACCCACATGAACTGTGAAGGGTTTCAAGATTAACAGTAAAAGgatcatatgagaacaaaggAATCACCGTTAACAAAGAAAGATGACGGAGCCTTTTTAAAAGTTCAAGAAATAACATTGAACAGTGAAACAAACAGTGTAATACAAAGACGCAAGAAAGGCTGAAAAACAAGAAACTTCAGACGGAAGaatgaattttgaaataaagaTATGAGGAGAGTTTGGGAAAGTTCGATGATTATCGGTATATTTTGGAGCCAAGACAGCACATATGCACCGAATCGAGCATGTATTTTGTCTCAGCCAATAGCTTTCTTCAACATGGCAGAAGCGACAAGATATTGATCTTACAAAGATATAGTTAAACTTAATATCTTGATATTTAAATGTGCTGTAATTCATGTGTCTCAGTATTTCTCCTTTTAGAACAAACATGAATGTTGATATTCCCCACACATGATCGACAGATATATAGGATGGGGTCAAGTAGTTGAATGACAAGTAGAATAAAATccattgtttttaattatattcTTGCCAGAATGGCTGAATCATTAAGATCATATAATTTGATTTATGGTTTTCGTGTGGATGTGTCTTTCATTGAGTCGGTGGGGTTGTCGGAGTCTCATGTCGTGGAATGGAGGACTTTTATTAGGTGATAATAATCTAGGGACATTCATCCATAATGGATATGCTTAAACCAATTATTTAACTTCTTAATTCTCACGTCTGcatgtatataatatttttgcttACTTATTGTGAATATCTCTAGATCTATTGATGAGATGACACTAATTTGATGGATATAGATATTGATCAGCATGAAAATTGATACGGTTGGTTggtaatatttatattaaaatataatctgaaaatacaatttattataaacgaGAAACCAGTGTTTCAAGTAGCTAAATCctgggttaaaaaaaaaaagtagctAAATCCTATTTCATCATTCGTTTAAAACGTAATCATTTTTGTGTTATTACTATTAGATCCCAAAAGTCGTTACTTAAAAGattcatgtaataaaaaaaagattcatgtaatgagggaaaaaaagaaagaaaagaaaaatgaataaattataataaatggTACGGTGAATAAATGACCGAAATTTAAGGTGAATAACGTTATTGTGAGTGGAGAAGTTAACTGATGAATTCAAGAATTTGACGCAGAATTTCAAGGAGGCACCAGTATTGAATCTTCCTAGCAACCTATATTTTCCGTTGAGGGGAGACCCTTAACTATAGGGGAATTCCAATGAATCTAGTCCAATAAACGTGGCTGAATTCATGTgaactttttctttatttaagtTGCCTTGGGAGAGAGACAGAATCCTAGGACGACCAAGAAAATTGAAGATTTCAAGAATTTTGCAGCGCGTTCAACCATCTCCTGAATTTCCCAGCGACCCCAACAAGGAGATAGAAACATAAGGCAAGTGCTTGGAAATTGGTTTCTATATTCAAattattcatgttcatttatgaTTTCAAGAAGATGAAACTTGttgtttttggagggggtaaaaaTGGTTAATGAGATACAATAAATTCATCATTATTCTTGAAAGGGAAACTTCGTCATCATTTGGGGGAAAAACTCGTTGAACTTGATATAGCTGTTACATAGCCTTNtttttttttatagatgacaccaataagatatttgtctcacaaaattaattcgTGATACTATctacaaaagtttttgtgtttttttatgaCAATGAAACCCACGTCGCTATTTTTCGGTATAAACATGAGGCTAACATTCTTTTATCTAGTctagtatttaaaaatataggaTTTACTCTGAAGAAATTGGAGAATTTATTTTACTCACGTGTATTCTTTTGCCAATCAAAATTGGggcagttttttttattttatttttaattttggtatTGTTTTGCAGGGGTGGGGAGGCAGTAAAATAAGAGTGGTTGAAAGGTTTAAAAATGGCAGTAACACCGGTACAATATGCTGTGGTTGTGGCCATCCTAGGCAGTGCATCCTTCGTTCTTGGCGTTCTGGCAGAATTGAAAAAAGTGAGTTTATACATATGATTCAATTTTCAAACAAAACAAGCTTACGACTACATAATTTTTATTGGTCTAGATCATACTCCATCCAGACAACTTAATACAACACAATCTGCATAGTTTTCTGATTTATTGTcaagaaaaatttattgaacTATGTATGCCGATATTCAGCCAGCAGCAGGAGAGGTGATCACAGGGAAAGAAGTAGTGATCTGCAAATACCCGTCGGATCCCTCCGTATTTCTCGGATACGCCTCTTTCGCACTCCTCTTGACCGCCGCTGCTACTGGATATCAGTCCTTGTTTTATCCCTACAAGGGCAAATCAATCCCAAGGGCTGCAATCTTTGGCAGCAGTTGGTGCACCTCATTCTTCTATGTTTCAGTGTAAGTATTTATGTACACATCGGGTCGGTTTcaacataaattatttatgtttcaacaatatttttcatatcCATACCATCTAATTTGCTGATGGATAATTGCATATACATCTTAAATAGCACAAACTTATTGGTGAAAATTTGACGTTTTCACAGGTTGAACACGATCTTTGCTGCGATTTTCTTGTTATGGCCAACGATAACAGAACAACTTCAGCACTCAAGAAACATCCACTCCAATCTTGACTACGAGTGCCCCACTGCTGAAACAGGTCTACTTGGTGGTGGTGCATTTGCATCCCTCAATGCATCTCTCTTCTGGTTGATCTCTCTTATGCTGACCACAAATGTCCGCGAAGATTACTTCGACGATGAAGCAGAGAAACACGAGATAATATGAAGAATCTTCTTTCAAGAATCTTATACATGATAAATTCAAATTCCTAGTGTATGTATCATCATGCACGTGGGGTTCAAAAAAGAGAAACACAGGAGGACTTGGTGGTGGATTCGTGCAGAAACTTGTAATGTACACCAGAATTAACTTAGGTTTATTTGGATGAAGATTTATATTCATTTGCCTTCGAACTTTTAGACAGTGATATCTATTTAAGTCATGTACATAAATAATGGTAATTTTTCTACCTAATTTCGATTCATACCGTTTCTGATCACATAGATTTCATGAAATATATCTTgttatgatttatatataaattaccGAACACATGTTCAAAAATCGTCAAATAACCATCTCATTTGTGATGTAGTGACGTAAATCTCTTCCAACTCAAGAGAAACACCCATGtaataaggaaaaaaaagttTTACGTCGAATGTGtaattcttaaatattttcagcCAAAGACACTAGCTAGTGAAATTTATGACGTTTCGAAACAATGATAATATATCTTTCCTTTTACATATCCTAATAATCtattagaaaataaataaatatatatataaattaatcaatacTCACACAAAGTTGATTATTCaaattaattgtaaaaaaattattacattttttaaaattaataattttaatatagtcTCTAATTTTATGTACAAAAAGATATTGAAACCAATACAAAACTAATAATACGTACATACAAAATCCTTTCCTCAATATTGGTTGAGTGCTTCTTGTGAAAATATGTTCACTTATCATTATCATGTTTTTTTGCTATGTTCAtttatcattatattttttgtttgcttggactgaaatttatttttcattttcataataTGTAACCTGTGTAATATAATACAAGTTTCACTtagattcaaaatttacattttaaaactattttaaatgtactttcaaaattaaattctattaaataaaagaattgataaaataaatctatCACTTTTATGAGTTATTTGCACCAAACCCCTTTTGAAATATCGAAAATCTACATTTATTCACTGTGAAAGTTAAATAGGTATTCTAGATATTAACTTTTTATAATCGTTGCACGAACACCTCCAGCACCATTTGAAAATCTAGTAAGTTAAagtattttgataatatatcgtagaaaaataatcaaaatgaccatcggggaaaaaattaaaaagaaaacttaatttgctacaagtaatattttttacaatcTAGACTAGTTAGAATATTTTCCATGCTAATCAGACGCCACCATTTACTGTATTCATGTCATTTAGCTGGATTTTGCGGTTAGTATATATAACGTCCAAACTAGTCTAGTTGGTCAGAATTATTACTTGTataaaattgagttttctttatAATTGTTTTACACGCTGATCTTTTTAATAACTTGTCTATGGTATATTATCGAAATACATCAGCACGTCATATTTTTAGATGGTGCAGGGAGTGTTCATGCAAcgtttacaaaaaattaaagtcTATAATGCCTATTTAATTTTCACATTAGAAAAGTATAGATTTGTGATATTTCACAGTGAAGTTTGGTGTAAATAACTCATACTTTTATTATTCTTCTATCAACTTGCTAGAAGTTCATATTACATTTATCATTTATGAAATCTATACAAATTAATATATGCCTAAGACACTTTACACATTAACAAAAAgactaataatttattttaatgatcactttatattaaaaaataaaatttgaataaagaaTATTTAGAGAGACACGACATTACACGCTTTGAACAAAATTTTGTACAAAAGCCGTGGAGATACAAA encodes the following:
- the LOC140979472 gene encoding uncharacterized protein: MAVTPVQYAVVVAILGSASFVLGVLAELKKPAAGEVITGKEVVICKYPSDPSVFLGYASFALLLTAAATGYQSLFYPYKGKSIPRAAIFGSSWCTSFFYVSVLNTIFAAIFLLWPTITEQLQHSRNIHSNLDYECPTAETGLLGGGAFASLNASLFWLISLMLTTNVREDYFDDEAEKHEII
- the LOC140978754 gene encoding glucan endo-1,3-beta-glucosidase 5-like produces the protein MGILGMNQVLALAVFKVLFSINTVHGIGVNWGTQSSHLLPPPTVVKLLRDNGIQKLKLFDAESSILKALSGSGIEVMVGIPNEMLSSLANSMDAAERWVEKNVSAFVSSNSVDIRYVAVGNEPFLPTLNGTFVGVTFPALRNIQAALIKAGLGSRVRVTIPFNANVYQSSTENPSTGNFRPEIHDLMVQIVSFLSLNGGIFTINIYPFISLYNDPNFPVEYAFFDGYSSPINDNGRIYTNVFDANYDTLVWALQGTGYGNLTIVVGEIGWPTDGDRNANIVNAQRFNQGFLFHMNTGTPMKPGPLDVYLFSFIDEDAKSIQPGNFERHWGIFNYDGNPKYNLSLGSNNNGLVPASNVGYLNRRWCVLSPSANPEDPQFGPSVSYACANADCTSLGYETSCPNLNAQGNASYAFNSYYQRNNQLDSTCQFPNLSVVTTSDPSVGTCKFNIMIRTTNPVNSGFSLEPSIGLVQVLVFLLALFVVV